In Metopolophium dirhodum isolate CAU chromosome 9, ASM1992520v1, whole genome shotgun sequence, the genomic window CGTGCGCGTTCAAGGTCAACGGTCTGAAAAATCGTGGAAAAGGGTGGCGGTAATGTGGTAGCGGCTGCGGCTGCGGCGGCGGGAAAGAACGGTGGCGACGGTTGCAGCGGCGGAGGTGGTGGTGGCGGGGCACGACGAGAGTTCACAAAGAATGGCACGATACCGTTACAAAACATCCGCAGCTAGAGGCCGTCAACCGGCATCTCTGTTGGCCACGTCCGTTACGGCCCCCCTCCCCGTCTCCGACCACCCCACGACCACCGATTCCTGTCCTTCCCTCTTCCCACCACCCCCCCGGACCGCGATAAGCCGACACCTCGTGTCCATTTCCAGCGCAGGTACGCTGCAAAGTTCCGTCGTGCCGACACACAACAATGGCTGAAAAcggactaaaaatattaacaacaacaataataataacaacaaacaaCGACTTGCGCGAttgcattattgttattattattattaatgcacgTGAAAAACCGGACCCATCCGGCGCGGTAACGCTGCAGATACCATTTTTTTGTTACCGCAGTGGCGTATTAGGTACGATGGACTCCTCGGACACCCAGACACCCGCGATTGCATCTTATGCATAATATTGTTGTCATTATTCCGGTACCCGCGATAACattgtattgttttgtaataacgGCACGACAGGACGTTCCAAAACGACAAATCTTTCGTAAcgaattatttaattgatttacatAATTCAAGTACAATAATTCTATCATTGatccaattaaatataatattatgtctattatcattatttacctGGCGTTCTAAACGTTATCCCGATTATCCGTTTGTCGAAGAGTAGTCAGGAAGACGTCGgtgcacgacgacgacgacgacacaaGGTGcgatttattgaattattatttaactatttaccgtaattattaacaacaataatataaaccacCAGTCGGCGAGGAACGTTCGCTCTTCGGGCAAATAATACCTGTGTAATGTCGAGGATTTcggaaaagaaaaaataataatattaacggcacggcaacgacgacgacgacgacagaaCGGCACAACAAACGACGACGGTTAAACGCGACCGCGTCCGCGACTGACTGCGACTATTCGCCACTCGGTgtctcggcggcggcggtgcgaCGGTGTGTGCGCGCGCtcgcgtgtgcgtgtgcgtgtacCAGTCGGCGGCCGCCGCTTTGCTGTTGCACCGGGACGTAGgcacgcatattatattgtatatatatttatacaataaaacgaTGTATATATACGCGTATGAGTAATACACGACGAACGATAGACGGCGGTGGTGGAGTGGCCGTCGGTCGCGCGCGGAGAGCGGTGTGCGCAGGGCGAACGGGAATGAAGATGAAGGTCGTCTGGGCTTGACAGCGCGTCGCGCGGAACGAGCGgagggcggcggcggcgacggcagcAGCACACGCACGCGGAGCCGTGCACTCTCCGGCCGCCAACGCCGCCGCGTTACATTATTATAGAATGGAAAcgggtgtaaaatattattattgtgcaccGCAACGCCATCTGTCGCGAGCGATTCGCGTCCCCGTCGATCTTCATCCACCGAGAGATTCGCGACTTCTGAACGGCTGCTACGTCGGTGATGGCGGCGACGGCACACAAACCATTTGTGCGTTTACATTgcttgtgtgtttgtgtgttgtGTATGAGTACTGagtgtgtatttgtgtgtgtgtgtgtatttttttcagCCGATAAAATTTATCGGGGGCGGACGCATATGCGACGACGGCGTTGACCTTTTATTCATATCGACCTTGAACCCTCAAGGTCGTTTTTCTCACATTTTTGTTTCTCGCCCCACACCGCCCGCCGGCCCGGCTCGCCCACCCACCAAGCCACCCCGTCGTTCGCTTCCTTCCACCGGCGCGacgatgataacaatattattatcattattattgttttcgttgtacaataatattgttttattattatgtgtacatttattcatatacatcaatgtcatcatcatcataacgGACCGTTTGTTTGTTTAGAAGACGCATAATATTACGGTTATTAGAGTTTATTATCATTTCGATTATGTTGCGACGCTATCTGCGTTCGGCGTGTGTGTGCGTCCCGTGTTCGTTTTTACGTTTGCGTACCGCCTGCCCACGTCGACGCGCAGCACAGTCATCGCAGGTCGATCGAGCGTCGCTCTCCCTCCGTCCAATGAGTTCATCGGTGGACGCGTATTTCGTCTCTTCGTGGAGTTTTCTCGTGAAACACTTGACGACCGTTTCGTCTTTATGGTGGTGCGATTCCAAACAATTTGTACGCGCCACAAAATTGTCCGTCTTCCGCACACATCGAGCgtggttttttgtttgtttgtggGGAGGCGGCAAAGTAGTCCAAAACATGGGTTTTCGAACTTTATTGCCTTACGAAAAACCCTagcacgatatattattatgtaacgatTTGAAAAACGTACAGAATTTtcgtaaaattttaatgaacgacaatattataatattgtttccttTGCTCGTAGTCATTAAGATCAGGTGATCAACTGTCAATTATAGGTATTAGGCACATCGCACAGAACAATTTGaactgaattatatattttgatattgcattgtataaataaaataattataataatgatatatattatattacaataattcaaattctaatttaaaacgACTCATAAGCCCTTCTATCAGAGTATGCCCGACGGGCGACGGCCGACACTAAAAAGAAAACGATAACCATTCGGCTATAATAGCCTATAGTGCACTATTGCACTATAATGCAGCTATAGGGACATAGggtgtatactaatatactgCCATAATATCAAAGAATGCGTAAACCGttttatagagtatagacatgacatgtattacataatagaattattttacatatattatagtctacgcagacgtaaatataatattactagttgAATAGGTTGGCTTCACGCAGTCCcggaattatataataatgggcCCTGCGACAAATAATAAAAGGGGGCCCCACCAGGCACCCTATATCAGACTCATCATAAATATAcctcctaaatatttttttaattgaatgtgTTACAAGTGTAAAACAGTAAAACAATTAAGTACTTacgcatagtataatatttaaaaagaatgtTAATCTTAACCTTAaccaaaatacttaataaaaataatttacacattagACACATTACTTgtcttatttaaaacattattttcttgatttgtttttatcaaaagtcaatattgtttgtttaaaatcaataggtaatcAATCGATGGTAAAATCATGTTTAGATAATATCATATAAGGAGTAAAGACTCTTGAGTTTGACTATATAGTACGGCCAGCGAAGAAAGCCACTTGGGGCGCTACAATCACGGCTCATTTTTCGCTGGCCGTACTatagttttaaacttattttttatccCAGCTTACTTGAAAACCAAGCCTGGATTAAGGTTACTATGCCTCATTGCCTCCCTAACCCTATTGGATATCAAACAATAGTGGGCCCCTGCCAGCAGTATACGTTtcctataatatatgaattaataaattatattttattttcgtttccTCAAACCATTCCAATTTGGAAGTACCCATTTTATGGCTTTATGCACGTTATACGAAGCATCGAATGGTGGTTTACCGAGTTAATGAGATGccaatatttctaaaattgaaTCCACtcattttttattgaagattCTATGTCATCTTTAtacatagaaattaaattatccaaattaaagttaatattattatacggctgGATATTTAATTTAGTGGTGAATAAAAAATgcttacatataggtacttaagaggatgctacacagatatttgttgtctccgttttacaagATTCGTAGCATCAAGCTTCATAATAGGTCGACTTACTCTAATTTATAAGTTAACGGAGCTAAACACGTTTTCCTGggcgtaaatttggtatatgTTACGCACTTTTAAAACAAAGACAACAAAtggatgtgtatttttttttatagtgtccttttaaatatgtaatattattattttttaatttactttattttgtatggtaatgaaatttaaaattcttaatttttgtttggggGTTCCCTTATAGTTAGTGCCCTGGGAACCGTGACCCACTTCCGGGGGGGCCTTAGACCGGGCCTGGGCTTTGCCCATGTTTAGTTTTTTCGTGTTATAACTTTTttgtataagtttttatattaccGGTAAAGATTGCCTTTATttccttattaatattataattagtatggttatataaaaattcaccaatatttaaattgataggtatattatttttttcatgccTTACACCCTTAGCCAGGGGTCTTCAACCTTTTTATGCAGCGGGccacgtattattttttaataatcttgCGGGCCGCATTCGTagtaaaaacatgtattttatacaaaaattcagttttattattaaaatttccatgattacattttaaattacaaattattattattattattattaaaacatatatagataaacattttttgttaattacaatttttttattttatttttagtgtgaTAACTGACTCTGTTTTTCACTaactaatttgtttatatttggtTGGATCTGCGACGAGGCAATTCTGAGTGAACTTTCCAAGTGACTGTCAGTTAACCGAGCTCTATTTTTCGATTTGACAATTTTCAttcgtgaaaaaatatgttcacaAGTGTAAGTACTGCCAACAAGAGACATCATTCTTAATGCGTTGTTTCGAAGATTAGGATATGTCTCTGTGTTAATatatttcgaataaaaaattgaaatttcaacattattgtacttttcttttaatactttattgttttgtaaatcaATGATCTCCATTTTCATGTTTTCTGGGACATCTTCAACTGGTAATGAAAATggaattgaaaacaaattaaaatatgtttcattagCTTTGAAATCTGAGAACCTCAACTTGAACTGGTGTTTTAAATCAGAAATTGCTTCTGCATATTTTTCTGTTGAAGTAACATTGTATTTTGACATACATGGGAAGTGAgctgtgttatttttttttagctggaTTTCCCACAGCATAAGTTTATTTTCGAAAGCTTTAATATGGtcgaataaattatgaattaattggTTTTGACGTCGCAAGCGTAAATTCAACTCATTTAAGTGCAATGTAATATCCGTGAGATAGGCAATATCATTTTTCCATTCTGTATCATTAAgtcgttcaaatttttttcctttacttgcagcaaatacaaaaatttcgttttttaaatcaaaaacccTTTTCAAGACTTTTCCTCTACTGAGCCAACGAACATCTGTAAAATAGATTACATCACCTTGTTCAGCGTCTATTTCACTTAGAAAGTTTTTAAATTCTCTATGATTCAATGCTCTTGATCtgataaaatttactatttttacaacATCTTTCATAATAGTTTGAAAACCGACAGATTTTGCACATAAATTTTCTTGGTGGATAATGCAGTGATATTGCATCAGTTGTAAAGCACCACATGTActcatttcatttttaattagcgCTACGAGCCCTTCATTTTTTCCAACCATTGATGGGGCTCCATCTGTTATAACTCCAGAaaggttatttaatttgatgtcAAAACGGTTAAGTGTCGATATTAACGCATTAAAAAT contains:
- the LOC132953050 gene encoding general transcription factor II-I repeat domain-containing protein 2B-like translates to MEAASEMLCPAQKQLFSKLSLSGVTVARRIEELGTDIESTLKERISKFIFYSLALDESTDLSDTAQLAIFVRGIDSNFNITEELAALFPMKGTTKSCDIFNALISTLNRFDIKLNNLSGVITDGAPSMVGKNEGLVALIKNEMSTCGALQLMQYHCIIHQENLCAKSVGFQTIMKDVVKIVNFIRSRALNHREFKNFLSEIDAEQEKYAEAISDLKHQFKLRFSDFKANETYFNLFSIPFSLPVEDVPENMKMEIIDLQNNKTYPNLRNNALRMMSLVGSTYTCEHIFSRMKIVKSKNRARLTDSHLESSLRIASSQIQPNINKLVSEKQSQLSH